Proteins co-encoded in one Saprospira grandis genomic window:
- a CDS encoding YqiA/YcfP family alpha/beta fold hydrolase, whose protein sequence is MKIAYFHGLESKVGGPKPNWLQAEGHEVWAPPMPYKSQPLLFEMTQKAVLEQEIELLVGSSMGGYFAYHLARLLDLPALLFNPALGVRSVKVKADQSGEKTPLLLLAFGQNDQLIAPTSSQAFLAANWSKKEQLHYLWGEHGHRTPLPFFQQGVKEILRLL, encoded by the coding sequence ATGAAAATTGCCTATTTCCATGGGCTAGAATCTAAGGTGGGCGGCCCCAAACCCAACTGGCTCCAAGCAGAGGGCCATGAGGTTTGGGCGCCGCCCATGCCATATAAGAGCCAGCCCCTTTTATTTGAAATGACCCAAAAAGCAGTGCTAGAGCAAGAGATAGAACTTTTGGTAGGGAGTAGTATGGGCGGCTATTTTGCCTATCATCTGGCTCGTTTGCTAGATCTTCCCGCCTTGTTGTTTAATCCCGCCTTGGGCGTACGCTCTGTTAAGGTAAAGGCCGATCAGAGTGGAGAAAAAACGCCTTTGTTGCTTTTGGCTTTTGGCCAAAATGACCAATTGATTGCGCCGACTAGCAGCCAAGCCTTTTTGGCGGCCAATTGGTCCAAAAAAGAGCAGTTGCATTACCTTTGGGGAGAGCATGGACATCGGACGCCTCTGCCTTTTTTTCAGCAGGGCGTTAAAGAAATTTTAAGATTATTGTGA
- a CDS encoding TM2 domain-containing protein, translating into MRKDIMVLLPKAESAEVEYLAGIVHDMDDADRKSFLRIYKGRRLDPILVLGLSIGAPLAGISGIHRFMMGQIGMGILYLLTGGLCMIGNIIDAVNHKSMAWEHNRKIADEIYGSLHGGGGVVF; encoded by the coding sequence ATGAGAAAAGATATTATGGTCCTGCTACCTAAAGCAGAATCCGCAGAAGTTGAATATTTGGCGGGCATTGTTCACGATATGGATGATGCGGACCGCAAGAGTTTTTTGCGCATTTATAAGGGACGAAGATTAGATCCTATACTTGTTTTGGGCCTTTCTATTGGAGCTCCTCTTGCTGGTATTTCTGGCATTCATCGTTTTATGATGGGCCAAATTGGTATGGGCATCCTCTATTTGCTAACGGGTGGACTTTGTATGATTGGTAACATCATTGATGCGGTTAATCACAAGAGTATGGCCTGGGAACACAACCGCAAAATTGCCGATGAGATTTATGGCAGTTTGCATGGCGGTGGTGGAGTGGTCTTTTAA
- a CDS encoding TM2 domain-containing protein yields MQVEQLITKLPKADALEIAYFRKSIADLSPAQKEEVFTRYQHDRVNPNLVLAFALIGIFFAFSGVHRLILGQIGMGILYFFTGGLCLIGNIMDAANYRELSWKGNKARLDHRIEAVIAGRPR; encoded by the coding sequence ATGCAAGTAGAACAACTCATTACTAAATTACCAAAGGCCGATGCCCTAGAAATTGCTTATTTCAGAAAGAGCATAGCCGACCTCAGCCCCGCCCAAAAGGAAGAGGTCTTTACACGCTATCAGCATGATCGAGTGAATCCCAACTTGGTCCTTGCTTTTGCCCTGATTGGCATTTTCTTCGCATTTTCAGGTGTACATCGCCTGATTTTGGGCCAAATAGGCATGGGCATTCTCTATTTTTTTACGGGCGGCCTTTGCCTAATCGGCAATATCATGGACGCCGCCAATTATAGAGAATTAAGTTGGAAGGGCAATAAGGCCCGCCTCGATCATCGGATTGAGGCCGTTATTGCAGGCCGCCCCCGCTAA
- a CDS encoding deoxynucleoside kinase — MSKEQLPYKHIVVAGNIGAGKTSLCRLLGEEFGWTVNYESTDDNPYLEDFYNDMGRWSFNLQVYFLNSRYRQVLKIKAGNEVVIQDRSLYEDAHIFAANLHEMDLMSVRDFKNYFDLFLLMESQITPPDLMIYLKSSVPTLVKHIQKRGRSYESNMSLHYLQSLNDRYENWIAEYSAGKLLTLSADQLDYVGNEEDRKKVIAQVKAALDG; from the coding sequence ATGTCTAAAGAGCAACTGCCCTACAAGCATATTGTAGTGGCCGGAAATATTGGGGCCGGAAAAACCTCACTCTGTCGTTTGTTAGGAGAAGAATTTGGCTGGACCGTCAATTATGAATCTACCGATGACAACCCTTATCTAGAAGATTTTTACAATGATATGGGCCGCTGGTCCTTCAACCTACAGGTCTACTTCCTCAATAGCCGATATAGACAGGTACTGAAAATCAAGGCGGGCAATGAAGTGGTCATTCAGGACCGCTCTTTGTATGAAGATGCCCATATCTTTGCCGCCAACCTCCACGAAATGGACCTGATGTCGGTCAGAGATTTTAAAAACTATTTTGACCTCTTCCTCCTCATGGAGTCGCAAATTACCCCTCCCGACCTCATGATTTATCTCAAGTCTAGCGTGCCCACTCTGGTCAAACATATCCAGAAAAGAGGCCGTAGCTATGAGTCGAATATGAGCCTGCACTATCTGCAATCCCTCAACGATCGCTACGAAAACTGGATCGCCGAATACTCCGCAGGTAAATTGCTCACCCTCAGCGCCGACCAACTCGATTATGTGGGCAATGAGGAAGACCGCAAAAAAGTGATTGCTCAGGTCAAAGCCGCCCTAGACGGCTAA
- the bioB gene encoding biotin synthase BioB codes for MEVRNDWTTAEIEEIYNRPILDLVYEAATVHRKYHEAREVQVCTLLSIKTGGCPEDCAYCPQAARYNTDVDHQSLLEVDEVLTKASIAKSNGATRFCMGAAWRHVKNNKQFDRVLQMVQGVNSLGMEVCCTLGMLTEEQAQRLKEAGLYAYNHNLDTSEENYENIITTREYQDRLDTIDNVRNTGISVCSGGIIGLGETDQDRIAMLHTLANMPKHPESVPVNALVRVPGTPLEDQKRITLWEMLRMIATARIIMPLSQVRLSAGREEMSIEEQAFCFMAGASSIFAGEKLLTTPNPDVDQDRQMFQLLGLQPRAAFKGQENEMEAGKFV; via the coding sequence ATGGAAGTACGTAACGATTGGACTACGGCCGAGATTGAGGAAATCTACAACCGCCCCATTCTAGACTTGGTCTATGAGGCCGCTACGGTCCATCGAAAATATCACGAGGCCAGAGAAGTACAGGTTTGTACTTTGCTCTCTATTAAAACCGGTGGCTGCCCCGAAGATTGCGCCTATTGCCCTCAGGCCGCCCGATACAATACCGATGTAGACCACCAATCTCTGCTAGAAGTAGATGAGGTCCTCACTAAAGCAAGTATCGCAAAATCTAATGGCGCTACCCGCTTTTGTATGGGCGCCGCCTGGCGACATGTCAAAAATAATAAGCAGTTTGACCGCGTCCTCCAAATGGTCCAAGGCGTAAATAGCCTCGGTATGGAGGTTTGCTGTACCCTCGGTATGCTGACCGAAGAACAGGCCCAACGACTCAAAGAGGCCGGCCTCTACGCCTATAACCACAACCTCGATACCTCTGAGGAAAATTACGAGAATATTATCACTACCCGAGAGTATCAAGATCGTCTCGATACCATCGATAATGTCCGTAATACGGGCATCTCGGTCTGCTCTGGCGGTATTATCGGCCTTGGCGAAACCGACCAAGACCGTATCGCTATGCTGCACACTCTAGCCAATATGCCTAAGCATCCCGAATCTGTGCCCGTGAACGCCCTCGTCCGTGTGCCTGGCACGCCTCTAGAGGACCAAAAACGGATCACGCTTTGGGAAATGCTCCGCATGATCGCTACCGCCCGCATCATTATGCCCCTCTCTCAGGTCCGCCTATCCGCTGGCCGCGAGGAAATGAGCATCGAGGAGCAGGCCTTCTGCTTTATGGCTGGCGCTAGCTCTATCTTTGCCGGCGAAAAACTACTCACTACCCCTAATCCCGATGTGGATCAGGACCGCCAGATGTTCCAGCTGCTCGGCCTACAACCCCGTGCAGCCTTCAAAGGACAAGAAAACGAAATGGAAGCCGGTAAGTTTGTCTAA
- a CDS encoding WG repeat-containing protein, protein MKLSYHSLLPLCLALIFFSSCEPINTTPPKIQVNTTPSITATSSPAAQKEEQKKGKPLNLIAHDLLMEQQEYLHPSFDSLIKSKKFYEAIEVLNLAAEMSAEQTFQDQLSVLRKKVYFLQETKFDYAYYGVPNDSLIIVESKGKYGLYSTKGKELYPPTFDELMPYFTDSLLIVEQNNLTGFLSYEGKLIHPTVFSAIDPQSFHPLILVHKNNRFGFLDQSGKVVRPLQYKNIGMGVSDGVIFVQENNLWGGIDTFGQTIFPPKFDSLDFSFNPDGLALAHLNGNQFFINTKGEKVENPAFK, encoded by the coding sequence ATGAAACTATCTTACCACTCTTTACTTCCCTTATGTCTAGCCCTAATTTTCTTTAGTAGCTGCGAACCAATCAACACCACACCCCCCAAAATCCAAGTTAATACAACGCCCAGTATAACTGCTACCAGCAGCCCAGCAGCTCAAAAAGAAGAACAAAAAAAAGGGAAACCCCTAAATTTAATTGCTCATGACCTACTCATGGAGCAACAAGAATACTTGCATCCATCTTTTGATAGTTTAATTAAATCAAAAAAATTCTATGAGGCCATTGAGGTCCTTAATTTGGCTGCAGAGATGAGCGCCGAACAAACCTTTCAAGACCAACTCAGTGTTCTTCGCAAAAAAGTTTACTTCTTACAGGAAACAAAATTTGACTACGCTTACTACGGTGTTCCTAACGATAGCCTTATCATTGTTGAATCTAAAGGAAAATATGGACTATACAGTACAAAAGGTAAAGAGCTATACCCTCCAACTTTTGACGAGTTAATGCCTTACTTTACTGACAGCTTGCTTATTGTAGAACAAAATAACCTTACTGGATTTCTAAGCTATGAAGGTAAACTTATCCATCCTACCGTATTTTCAGCTATTGATCCCCAAAGCTTCCATCCCCTAATTTTGGTTCATAAAAACAACCGATTTGGCTTTTTAGACCAGTCGGGCAAGGTCGTTCGCCCACTGCAATATAAAAATATTGGCATGGGCGTCTCTGATGGAGTTATCTTTGTCCAAGAAAATAATCTTTGGGGCGGTATAGATACATTCGGACAAACTATTTTTCCCCCTAAGTTTGACAGCCTAGATTTCTCTTTTAATCCTGATGGCCTCGCCCTAGCCCACTTAAATGGTAATCAGTTTTTCATTAACACAAAAGGCGAAAAAGTAGAAAACCCCGCTTTTAAATAA
- a CDS encoding TonB-dependent receptor, with protein sequence MNYFHLLLFSFWASLAVAQGSVEGILIDANTEQPLISASVFVKGTAKGTVSDFDGYFRLSGLNEGPKTLVFSYLGYEAIEKEVDIKAGEPLKLGQISLSPSSVGIEEVKVIASLAIDRKTPVAVSSVDADYIEDKLGNQEFPEILRNTPSIYATKSGGGWGDARINVRGFDQRNTAVLINGIPVNDMENGWVYWSNWAGLSEVTRQMQVQRGLGASRLAISSIGGTINIITRTTDQKKGGSFTSMVGNDGYLRNALTLSTGRLKGGWAITVSGAYTQGNGYIDGTSFLGGSYFASIAKEFGEKHRLVFTAIGAPQSHGQRTFRESLMTYDSIRDYRYNSDWGYLDGKEYNMRRNFYHKPQMALNHYWTINEKLFLSTSAYYSVGRGGGTGDRGSIDGRGSWGYRDDQGLLRMDDIVAWNQGSDNISGFPSSGKYQVAGLGSVAGENDGLIRRTSVNSHNWAGLLSNLTYNINEQFTASGGVDLRYYKGIHYREVNDLLGNDYWLDSRDINAQSDSVDLNGDGQIDRRERGALKQEGDKIQYYNDGVVGWQGVFGQLEYDNQSGLTAFFSGALSNTSYKRVDYFQYEEGNQESESYNFIGYTAKAGANYNINKAHNVFANIGYFSRAPIFDVVFPNYNNDANEEAKNEKTFGAEIGYGLRLQKVMANVNLYHTRWMDKSFIRGYQDSQGDNFTANLTGLNAIHQGIEIDGKALLAKDLYLTFMASFGDWQWTNNVEALISDDDNVVIDTAFVYAKGLKVGDAAQTTMSLGLDYKLPFGLQLDANYYYAANLYANFDPVDYNSSAAEGRQALKLPSYGLLNGGIGYRFAFNKVALKLRANVNNILDSKYVAEADNFYAPNMSNEQMLQSATGFYGFGRTWNIALKLEF encoded by the coding sequence ATGAACTATTTTCATCTACTACTTTTCAGTTTTTGGGCCAGCTTGGCTGTTGCTCAGGGCTCCGTTGAGGGCATTTTGATTGATGCGAATACCGAACAGCCGCTTATTTCGGCTTCTGTATTTGTAAAAGGAACGGCCAAAGGGACCGTTAGCGACTTTGACGGTTATTTTCGGCTTAGCGGCCTAAATGAAGGACCAAAAACCTTGGTCTTTTCTTATTTGGGCTATGAGGCCATTGAAAAAGAGGTCGATATTAAGGCTGGCGAACCCCTAAAGCTGGGTCAGATCAGTTTGAGCCCTTCTTCGGTGGGTATTGAGGAGGTCAAAGTCATTGCTTCTTTGGCTATTGATCGTAAAACGCCGGTGGCCGTCTCTTCTGTAGATGCCGATTATATTGAAGATAAACTGGGGAACCAGGAATTTCCAGAAATTTTGCGCAACACCCCCTCTATTTATGCGACAAAATCTGGCGGAGGCTGGGGTGATGCCCGAATCAATGTTCGTGGATTTGACCAACGAAATACAGCTGTACTCATTAACGGTATTCCGGTTAATGATATGGAAAATGGCTGGGTGTATTGGTCCAATTGGGCCGGCCTGAGCGAAGTGACCCGCCAAATGCAAGTGCAGCGCGGTTTGGGGGCCTCTCGTTTGGCCATCTCTTCTATTGGAGGTACCATTAACATTATTACGAGAACAACCGACCAGAAAAAAGGCGGTAGCTTTACCTCTATGGTCGGTAATGATGGCTATCTGCGCAATGCCCTTACACTTTCTACGGGCCGACTAAAAGGCGGCTGGGCCATTACGGTTTCTGGCGCCTATACGCAAGGAAATGGCTACATCGATGGCACTAGCTTTTTGGGCGGCTCTTATTTTGCCTCTATTGCTAAAGAATTTGGCGAAAAACACCGGCTCGTTTTTACAGCCATTGGTGCTCCCCAAAGCCATGGCCAAAGAACCTTTAGAGAAAGCCTGATGACCTATGACTCTATCCGCGATTATCGCTATAACTCTGATTGGGGCTACCTAGACGGCAAAGAATACAATATGCGCCGCAACTTTTACCACAAACCCCAAATGGCGCTCAACCACTATTGGACCATCAACGAGAAACTCTTTCTCTCTACTTCTGCCTACTATTCTGTGGGCCGTGGTGGTGGAACTGGCGACCGTGGAAGCATTGATGGCCGAGGCAGCTGGGGCTACCGAGATGATCAAGGCCTCCTCCGTATGGATGATATTGTGGCCTGGAACCAAGGAAGCGATAATATCAGTGGCTTTCCGAGCAGCGGAAAATATCAGGTGGCTGGACTAGGATCTGTGGCCGGAGAAAATGATGGCCTAATTCGCCGTACCTCTGTCAACTCACACAACTGGGCCGGCTTGCTCTCTAACCTGACCTATAATATCAATGAGCAATTTACGGCCTCTGGCGGAGTTGATCTGCGTTACTATAAAGGCATTCACTACCGAGAAGTTAATGATCTTTTGGGCAACGATTATTGGTTGGACTCTAGAGATATTAACGCCCAAAGCGATAGCGTCGACCTGAATGGCGATGGCCAAATTGACCGCAGAGAAAGAGGGGCCTTAAAACAAGAAGGCGACAAAATCCAATACTACAATGATGGCGTTGTGGGCTGGCAAGGCGTTTTTGGCCAACTAGAATATGATAACCAAAGCGGACTCACGGCCTTTTTCTCTGGCGCCCTCTCCAATACCTCTTATAAAAGAGTAGATTACTTCCAATACGAAGAAGGTAATCAGGAAAGTGAGAGCTACAATTTTATTGGATATACCGCCAAAGCTGGCGCCAACTACAATATCAACAAGGCCCATAATGTCTTTGCCAACATTGGCTACTTCTCTAGAGCGCCTATTTTTGATGTGGTTTTTCCCAACTACAACAATGACGCTAATGAAGAAGCCAAAAATGAAAAAACCTTTGGTGCTGAAATTGGCTACGGGCTCCGCCTCCAAAAAGTGATGGCCAATGTCAACCTTTATCACACTCGCTGGATGGATAAGTCCTTTATCCGTGGCTACCAAGATAGCCAAGGCGATAATTTTACGGCCAACCTTACTGGCCTAAATGCTATTCACCAAGGGATCGAAATTGATGGAAAAGCCCTTTTGGCCAAAGATCTCTACCTTACTTTTATGGCCTCTTTTGGCGACTGGCAATGGACCAATAATGTAGAGGCCCTCATCAGTGATGATGATAATGTAGTCATTGATACCGCTTTTGTTTATGCCAAGGGCCTCAAGGTCGGCGATGCCGCCCAAACGACCATGAGCCTCGGTCTAGACTACAAACTTCCCTTTGGCCTACAACTAGATGCCAACTATTATTATGCGGCCAATCTATACGCCAACTTTGACCCCGTTGATTATAACAGCAGCGCAGCAGAAGGTCGCCAAGCCCTAAAATTGCCTAGCTACGGCCTACTCAATGGCGGTATTGGCTACCGTTTTGCCTTCAATAAAGTAGCGCTAAAACTTCGCGCCAATGTCAATAACATCTTGGATAGCAAGTATGTAGCCGAGGCCGACAATTTCTATGCGCCCAATATGAGCAATGAACAAATGTTGCAATCGGCCACAGGTTTCTATGGTTTTGGCCGCACATGGAATATTGCCCTAAAACTTGAGTTCTAA
- a CDS encoding STAS/SEC14 domain-containing protein, producing MEKKVRLKKSWLIVDEANGIVIQRMDEGAYLEAQDSYDCFDQCFQLKGKEPIYFLSDMRAVKGMSKEARKVTAADAKDANFHAVAALINSGASKILGNFMIRINKHKHPIKMFTNEAEAIAWLKKQREAAGL from the coding sequence ATGGAAAAAAAAGTACGATTAAAAAAAAGCTGGCTGATTGTAGATGAAGCTAATGGAATTGTTATCCAAAGAATGGATGAGGGCGCTTATCTGGAAGCCCAAGATTCCTACGATTGCTTTGATCAGTGTTTTCAGCTCAAGGGAAAGGAACCTATTTATTTCCTTTCCGATATGCGTGCAGTAAAAGGAATGAGCAAAGAAGCCCGTAAAGTGACTGCCGCAGATGCCAAGGACGCAAACTTTCATGCCGTGGCCGCATTGATCAATAGCGGAGCATCTAAAATTCTAGGCAATTTTATGATTCGCATCAACAAACATAAGCATCCTATCAAGATGTTTACTAATGAGGCCGAAGCTATCGCCTGGCTGAAAAAACAAAGAGAAGCCGCTGGCCTTTAG
- a CDS encoding ExbD/TolR family protein, translated as MGLSKRSSVSAEFNMSSLTDIIFLLLIFFMLTSSLTSPNLKNLDRPISSSTTPSPQNIALSVTPEGEYFIESELVTKENLDRRMELRIIEEREKNRQKGIKTEVTIVLNLDKNEPTSTIVEIMALSNKHKARLILATDP; from the coding sequence ATGGGACTCAGTAAACGCAGCTCGGTATCGGCCGAATTTAATATGTCTTCACTGACCGATATCATCTTTCTGCTGCTCATCTTTTTTATGCTTACTTCTAGCCTGACGAGCCCCAATCTCAAAAATCTCGATCGCCCAATTTCTAGCAGTACTACCCCTTCTCCCCAAAATATTGCCCTTTCGGTTACCCCCGAAGGTGAGTATTTTATAGAGTCGGAGCTGGTCACTAAAGAAAATTTGGACCGCCGAATGGAACTTCGGATTATCGAGGAAAGAGAAAAGAATCGTCAAAAAGGAATCAAAACCGAGGTGACTATTGTCCTCAATCTAGACAAAAATGAGCCCACCAGCACCATCGTCGAAATCATGGCGCTGAGCAACAAACATAAGGCTCGCCTCATCTTGGCCACCGATCCTTAA
- a CDS encoding fatty acid desaturase family protein: protein MKALKFDKSQQLEFVRQLRARVQDYFAEQEKRPSGNRQLYLKAVLMLALYVLPLLALFIFQPSHYVLILGLYFLMGLGMVGIGVSVMHDAVHASFSSKSWVNRLFAHSMELVGGSSFNWQVQHNVLHHSYTNISGWDEDISHKAILRLEPEEPWRAMHRYQHIYALPIYSLLTLSWIIWGDYQSLYRYTKKNLLLGKKPLAVWAKLIAFKLAYLFVQFILPIFILGIPALAVILGFLLMHLVAGFLLSSIFQLAHVVEGPDYPQADENGRLAKSWMAHQLATTANFSRGKAWISWCIGGLNYQIEHHLFPHISHVHYPKLAPIVQQTAAEFGLPYHEHPSFFKALQSHLRCLKSLGNQP, encoded by the coding sequence ATGAAAGCACTAAAATTTGACAAGAGCCAGCAGCTCGAATTTGTGCGCCAGCTCAGGGCGCGGGTACAAGATTATTTTGCAGAGCAGGAAAAGCGGCCCTCTGGAAATCGGCAATTGTACTTAAAAGCAGTTTTGATGTTGGCCCTTTATGTTCTGCCTTTATTGGCTCTTTTTATTTTTCAGCCTAGTCATTATGTCCTTATTTTGGGCCTCTACTTTTTGATGGGTTTGGGGATGGTTGGCATTGGGGTGAGCGTGATGCATGATGCCGTGCATGCCTCTTTTTCATCAAAATCTTGGGTCAATCGCCTATTTGCCCATAGTATGGAGTTGGTGGGGGGCTCCTCCTTCAATTGGCAGGTGCAGCATAATGTTTTGCACCATAGCTACACGAATATTTCGGGTTGGGATGAAGACATTAGTCATAAGGCGATTTTGCGCTTAGAGCCCGAAGAGCCTTGGCGGGCGATGCATCGTTACCAGCATATTTATGCCTTACCGATCTATAGTTTGCTCACTTTGAGCTGGATCATTTGGGGAGATTATCAGTCGCTTTACCGTTATACCAAAAAGAATTTGCTTTTGGGCAAAAAGCCCTTGGCCGTATGGGCAAAACTGATTGCTTTTAAGCTAGCCTATCTTTTTGTGCAATTTATTTTGCCCATTTTTATTTTGGGGATACCTGCTTTGGCGGTCATTTTGGGCTTTCTGCTCATGCACTTGGTAGCGGGTTTTCTGCTCTCTAGTATTTTTCAGTTGGCGCATGTGGTAGAAGGACCAGATTATCCTCAGGCCGATGAAAATGGGCGTCTTGCGAAAAGCTGGATGGCTCATCAGCTAGCCACCACAGCCAATTTTTCTAGAGGAAAAGCCTGGATATCTTGGTGTATTGGGGGACTCAACTACCAGATTGAGCACCATCTTTTTCCACATATTTCTCATGTGCACTATCCCAAACTGGCTCCTATTGTCCAGCAAACGGCAGCCGAATTTGGTCTACCCTACCATGAGCATCCTAGTTTTTTCAAGGCCTTACAATCGCATTTGCGTTGCCTAAAAAGCCTGGGAAATCAGCCTTAG
- a CDS encoding MotA/TolQ/ExbB proton channel family protein produces MFPFFLFQDPTTTATDGGEVVPEEVSFSLIEVIFSGGPIGVVIAVILLLLAVMAVYILIERYLTIKRAGDLDENFMAQIRGFVQTGDVESALALCRQTNTPVARLVAKGLQRIGKPLEDINAAVENVGNLEIFQLEKRLSTLATISGAAPMIGFFGTVTGMILSFMNMAGGDVSTEALAGGIYQALITTAFGLFVGIIAFIGYNSLIASMGRVIFKMEAATVEFMDLLQEPA; encoded by the coding sequence ATGTTTCCATTCTTTCTGTTTCAAGACCCTACGACTACGGCCACCGATGGCGGCGAAGTAGTTCCTGAAGAGGTAAGCTTTTCCCTCATTGAGGTCATTTTTTCGGGTGGCCCTATTGGGGTTGTCATTGCAGTAATTCTGCTCCTCTTAGCCGTTATGGCCGTTTATATCCTGATCGAGCGCTATCTTACTATTAAGCGCGCTGGTGATCTAGACGAAAATTTTATGGCCCAAATTCGCGGCTTTGTCCAAACTGGAGATGTAGAATCGGCCCTAGCGCTTTGCCGCCAAACCAATACGCCCGTAGCTCGTTTGGTCGCCAAAGGCCTACAACGCATCGGCAAACCCCTAGAGGATATCAATGCCGCCGTAGAAAATGTAGGTAACCTAGAAATCTTCCAACTCGAAAAACGCCTCTCTACTTTGGCCACTATTTCTGGTGCCGCACCCATGATTGGCTTTTTTGGTACCGTAACCGGAATGATTCTCTCTTTTATGAATATGGCCGGCGGAGATGTAAGTACAGAAGCCCTAGCAGGCGGTATTTACCAAGCCCTAATTACTACAGCTTTTGGTCTTTTTGTCGGAATTATCGCCTTTATCGGCTATAACTCACTGATCGCAAGCATGGGCCGCGTCATCTTTAAGATGGAAGCTGCCACCGTTGAATTTATGGACCTACTACAGGAGCCCGCCTAG
- a CDS encoding ExbD/TolR family protein, whose protein sequence is MGLKKRTEVSAEFNMSSLTDIIFLLLIFFMLTSSLVNPTAINLKLPNSSRSKPISSNKPAIIVVNETKEIRFNQLKVDIPALKAKIGQYVLADGRAAGEVTVILDVHPKVDAQTLVSVVDALNDVGVKMILATRL, encoded by the coding sequence ATGGGACTGAAAAAACGTACAGAGGTTTCGGCCGAGTTTAATATGTCCTCGCTGACCGATATTATCTTCTTGTTGTTGATTTTCTTCATGCTGACCTCTTCTTTGGTTAACCCAACAGCGATCAACCTCAAGTTGCCCAACTCCAGCCGTTCCAAACCAATTTCCTCCAATAAACCCGCAATTATTGTGGTTAATGAAACTAAGGAAATTCGATTTAATCAACTCAAGGTGGATATTCCCGCCCTCAAAGCCAAAATTGGCCAATATGTCCTCGCCGATGGCCGAGCCGCTGGCGAGGTAACCGTCATCCTAGATGTACATCCCAAGGTCGATGCCCAAACCCTGGTTTCGGTCGTCGATGCCCTCAATGATGTGGGCGTCAAAATGATTTTGGCCACCCGATTATAG
- a CDS encoding DUF2752 domain-containing protein, giving the protein MILRKLFRGYFELAVWLFALIYLALFAQPDAIEHFSICVYRAIGFDSCWGCGLGRSVAFALQGNLAKSWEMHPLGLPAIAILLHRIYRLIRLAWKA; this is encoded by the coding sequence GTGATCCTTCGGAAACTTTTTCGCGGCTATTTTGAATTAGCTGTTTGGTTATTTGCGCTAATCTATTTGGCCCTCTTTGCCCAGCCCGATGCGATAGAACATTTTAGTATTTGTGTTTATCGAGCTATTGGTTTTGATAGCTGTTGGGGTTGTGGTTTGGGCCGATCGGTAGCCTTTGCACTGCAAGGCAATTTGGCCAAATCTTGGGAAATGCACCCTTTGGGTTTGCCCGCTATTGCTATCCTTTTACACCGCATTTATCGACTTATTCGTCTGGCCTGGAAAGCATAG
- a CDS encoding ABC transporter ATP-binding protein, with translation MANSNKSIINIQDISKVYQMGGQEVRALQSISLDIYENDYVSLMGPSGSGKSTLMNMLGCLDTPSGGHYLLNGQDVSGMTEDELAEIRNREIGFVFQTFNLIPRLSSLENVALPLIYAGMSKRKRLERAAEVLTAVGLGSRMDHKPNELSGGQRQRVAVARALVNKPSIILADEPTGNLDSRTSVEIMALFEELHAQGNTIIVVTHEPDIAEHTHRIIRLKDGLVETDNYNKQPRSAKERLAEMKALKGE, from the coding sequence ATGGCAAACTCTAATAAAAGCATTATTAATATTCAAGACATCAGCAAGGTTTACCAGATGGGTGGCCAAGAGGTGCGGGCCTTGCAATCAATTAGTTTGGATATTTACGAGAACGACTATGTCTCTTTGATGGGGCCTTCGGGCTCGGGCAAATCGACTTTAATGAATATGTTGGGTTGTTTGGATACGCCTAGCGGGGGGCATTATCTGCTCAATGGGCAGGATGTGAGTGGGATGACGGAGGATGAGCTGGCCGAGATTCGGAACCGAGAAATTGGTTTTGTTTTTCAGACCTTTAATTTGATTCCCCGCCTGTCTTCTTTAGAAAATGTGGCCTTGCCCTTGATTTATGCGGGCATGAGCAAGCGCAAACGCCTAGAGCGGGCGGCCGAAGTCTTGACGGCTGTGGGTTTGGGCAGCCGTATGGACCACAAGCCCAATGAGCTTTCGGGGGGGCAGCGGCAGCGGGTGGCTGTGGCTCGGGCCTTGGTCAATAAACCCTCGATTATTTTGGCCGATGAACCCACGGGAAACCTCGATAGCCGCACTTCGGTAGAAATTATGGCCCTTTTTGAGGAGCTGCATGCGCAGGGCAACACCATTATTGTGGTGACGCATGAGCCCGATATTGCCGAGCATACCCACCGCATTATTCGCCTAAAAGATGGTTTGGTAGAAACCGATAACTACAACAAACAGCCTCGTTCGGCCAAAGAGCGATTGGCAGAAATGAAAGCCTTGAAAGGGGAGTAG